Sequence from the Deltaproteobacteria bacterium genome:
CGGACATGGGCCCCGGCGGGCGGGTCGGCCTCGAGCAGGCTGCGAAGCCGGGCCAGGGCGGCGTCCGCGTCGAGCCGCGGCGGGAGGCGCAGGGAGAGCTTCAGCGCCGTCTCGGGCCGCAGCACGTTGCCCGCGCTCGTGAGCGCCGGCAGGCCCCCGGCGCCGGTCACCTCGAGAAAGGGCCGCCAGGTGCGGTTGAGCACGCGCTCGGTGTCGTCGCTCGGCGCATCCGCGGCCTCGCCGCGAGCCCGCGAAGGGCCGGCTTCACCGCCCGCCAGAGGAGGGCCGGATTCGCCGCCCGCCAGAGGATGGCCGGCTTCGCCGGCCATGGCCCCCGTCGAGCCTGCGAACGGGAAGCGGCGCCAGTGCTCGGGGCCGAGGACGCGCGCGGCGGCCTCGGCCTGCGCTGCGCGTTCGGCCGGGATCGCGACGTGGAACTCGGGACGGATGCGGCCGCTCCGCTCGTCCTCGAGGCGCGAGAGGAGCGCGCGCGCGATCCGGAAGCTCGAGGGCACGACGCCGCTCGCGTCGCCCGAGTGCACCCCCTCCTCGAGCACCCGGACCCGCAGGACGCCGGCGGCGATCCCGCGCAACGAGGTCGTGCACCACAGCCGCTGGTAGTCGCCGCAGCCCGAATCGAGGCACACGACCAGGCTCGGCGTGCCGATGCGCGCGCGGAGGTGCTCGAGGTAGGCGGGCAGGTCGAAGCTCCCGCTCTCCTCGCAGGTCTCGAAGAGCGCGATGCAGCGCGCGTGCGCGACGCCCTGGGCGTGGAGCGCGCCGAGGGCGGCCCCGAGCGCGAAGACCGCGTAGCCGTCGTCGGCACCGCCGCGCCCGTAGAGGCGGTCACCCCGCCGCACCGGCCGCCACGGCCCGAGCCCCTCGCTCCAGGGCTCGAGCTCGGGCTGCTTGTCGAGGTGGCCGTAGACTAGGGCCGTGTCCGAACCCGTGCCGGGCGCCTCGAGCAGGAGCAGCGGGGTCCGGCCCGGCAGGCGCACGACCTCGGCCGTGAGGCCGCGCACCGGCTGCGCGCGGCACCAGCGCTCGGCGAGCGCGATGGCGCGCTCGAGCTCGCCGTGCTCCTGCCAGTCCGGGTCGAAGTGCGGGGACTTCGCGGGGATCGCCACGTACTCGGCGAGCGCGGGCAGGATCGAGTCGTCCCAGAGCGCGTCGACGAAGGTCCGGGCGGCGTCGGGCGCGAGCGCCGCCATCGTGCGCCTCAGCGGCCTTCGGCGAGCTTGCGGAGCTCTGCGAGGTGGGCCGCCAGCGCGGGCGGCAGGTCGGCGCCCGCCGCGCCGGTGTAGCTCTCGATCGTCTCGGCCTCGAGCAGCTCGTAGGCGCGCCGGGCGGGCGTGCTCCCCGGTGCGCTGCGGATCGCGGTCTCCAGGTAGAACTCCGCCTGCGACAGCCAGAAGGTGTCCCCGGTCCGGAGCTCGCAGGCGCCGAGCAGCCCCCAGGCCTCGCTCTGCTCGGCCGCCGGGTGCCCGCCCCCGGCGAGCCAGCGGTGCAGGATGCTCGAGGCGACGAGGGTGCGGACCAGGCTCCGTTCGTCGGGTGCGAAGGGCCCGCCGCTGCGCGCCTCCTCGACCAGCCGGCGGGCGGTGGCGAGCGAGGGGACCTCGTCGCGCAGCGGACGCAGCTCGCGCAGGTCGCGCATCCACTGCTCGACGTCGGCGCGGAGCTGGAGCCAGAGGTCCTGGCGCTTCGCGAAGCGTTCGAGCACGGGCAGGGGGCGGTCGTAGTCGCCCTTCACCCGGACCGCGACGGTCAGGTAGTCGGTGAGCGGCCCGAGCATCGTCGAGGGGTGGACGGAGGGCTCGGCGAAGAGACCCTCGAGCGTGGTCATCGCGGCGTCGAACTGGCGCGTCGCGATCTGGAGCCGGGCGCGCTCCTCGGGCGGCAGCTTGGCAAGGACACCCGCGTCGACGAAGTGCGTGGCGACCGGCGAGTCGCCGGGGCTGCGCAGCTTGCCGTGGCAGGCGATGCAGTTCTCGGTTGCCTGCTGGATCAGGAAGGCGGCGCTGTCGGTGCGCCCCTCGCGATAGCGCTCGAGCGCGTTGCGCGCGTCGCTCGCGAGCGAGCGCCCGAGGTAGCGGCGCGCCGGGTCGGACTCGCCGGCGTGGGCGGCGAGCAGCTCGGCATGGGAGGCGAGCGCCTCGAGCGCGCGCGTGACGCGGGCGCGCTCGTCGGGCGCGGCGAGGTCACCGTCGGCGCTGAGGGGGAGGAGGAGCTGCATGGCGGCGAAGAGCTCGCGCATCTGCGCGCGGGTCTGCGCGTCGTCGGCCCCGCGCGCCGCCGGTGCGCCGAGGCCGGCGAGAAGGGCCAGCACCCAGCCGGTCCGGAGCGCTCGGCGTGAAGCGGACGGCACCATCGGTTCCCCCCCGGTCCGAGGCGCGCGCAAGCTAGCTCGCCCGCCGGAGGCGCGCCCGGGTCGCTGGGGCCGTCGCCGGCGTGGGGCCGGGTCCAGTGGCGGGGGCGGGCTGCCGATGCAGGACGCACGGGCGGGAAGGACCCGATGGCATGCACGGGGCGTCGCTCGATGGCTTGCGCGTGCTCCTCGTCGAGCCCGACGCCGCGTCCGCCGGCCGACTCGCGCGCGGGCTCACGGGTCTCGGCGCTCGGGCGGAGCCGTTCTCCTCCGCGCGGCACGCGATCGAGCGGCTGCGCGAGGGGCGGCTCGACGCGGTCGTGCTCGCCGTCCCGCTGCCCGACGCCGATTGGATCGGGCTCGTCGCGCTCGTGAAGGAGGGCCCCGAGCCGCCCGCCCTCGTCGTCCTCGACGGCGCCGGCGTGGCACCCGCGCTGGCCCGGGCGCTGCCCGCCGCGCGCGGCACGGACGCCGTCCTCGAACGAGGCGCCAAGGCCGCCGCGATCGCCGAGGCGATCGCAGCAGCGGTGGCGCGCGGTGCGGCGGTCTCCGCAGGCGACTCCCTGGTCCCGGAGGCCTTGCAGCCCGCCGGCTCCACGCTCCCGGCGCTGCTCGTCGAGCTGCGCCGGCGCGCCGAGACCGGCGTGCTCGAGGTTCGCGCCGAGGGCGTGTGCACGCGCATCGCGCTGCGCGCGGGCGCGCCGGTCTTCGCCGAGGGCGGCGCGCTGCGCGAGACGCTCGGCCGCATGCTGCTGCGCCATGGCACGCTCTCCGAGGCCGACTACCTGCGCGTGATCGAGCGCATGACCGAGCGCTTGATGGAGAGCGAGACGACCCGGATGGGCGAGGTGCTGGTCGAGCTCGGCCTGCTCGGCGCCGAGGAGGTGTTCGCAGCGCTCTCGGCGCAGGTGCGCGAGAAGATCGTGAGCTGCTTCCGCTGGCAACGCTTCGACCACTCCTTCGAGCCCTGCGAGGCGCTGCCCGAGGAGCTGCTCGCGGTTCCCTGTCCGCCGCTCGAGACCCTGTTGCTCGAGGGGCTCCGCGCGCACTTCGGCCCCGAGCGCCTGGAGCCGATCCTGGCGCCGCATGCGAGCCACAGGCCTGCCCTGCGCGGGGGGCTCGCCGAGGTCGCCACCCGCTTCCATCTCGCGCCCGCCGAGCAGCGCCTCGCGCGGTCCCTCGACGGTGCCCGGACGCTCGCAGCGATCCGCGCGGCCGCACCGCTCGACGCGGTGCACGCCGCCCAGGTGCTGGCGGCGCTGGTGCT
This genomic interval carries:
- a CDS encoding M20/M25/M40 family metallo-hydrolase; the protein is MAALAPDAARTFVDALWDDSILPALAEYVAIPAKSPHFDPDWQEHGELERAIALAERWCRAQPVRGLTAEVVRLPGRTPLLLLEAPGTGSDTALVYGHLDKQPELEPWSEGLGPWRPVRRGDRLYGRGGADDGYAVFALGAALGALHAQGVAHARCIALFETCEESGSFDLPAYLEHLRARIGTPSLVVCLDSGCGDYQRLWCTTSLRGIAAGVLRVRVLEEGVHSGDASGVVPSSFRIARALLSRLEDERSGRIRPEFHVAIPAERAAQAEAAARVLGPEHWRRFPFAGSTGAMAGEAGHPLAGGESGPPLAGGEAGPSRARGEAADAPSDDTERVLNRTWRPFLEVTGAGGLPALTSAGNVLRPETALKLSLRLPPRLDADAALARLRSLLEADPPAGAHVRFEPDQAAHGWDAPALAPWLAGATRRASRAWFGAEPAFMGEGGTIPFMAMLGAAFPAAQFLVTGVLGPGANAHGPNEFLHLPTARRLSGCVAQILAEHAVRSGDRPPL
- a CDS encoding response regulator, with translation MHGASLDGLRVLLVEPDAASAGRLARGLTGLGARAEPFSSARHAIERLREGRLDAVVLAVPLPDADWIGLVALVKEGPEPPALVVLDGAGVAPALARALPAARGTDAVLERGAKAAAIAEAIAAAVARGAAVSAGDSLVPEALQPAGSTLPALLVELRRRAETGVLEVRAEGVCTRIALRAGAPVFAEGGALRETLGRMLLRHGTLSEADYLRVIERMTERLMESETTRMGEVLVELGLLGAEEVFAALSAQVREKIVSCFRWQRFDHSFEPCEALPEELLAVPCPPLETLLLEGLRAHFGPERLEPILAPHASHRPALRGGLAEVATRFHLAPAEQRLARSLDGARTLAAIRAAAPLDAVHAAQVLAALVLADAVDWADATSAPAAPGPAPGREVSPPRPATAAPAPARSQPPATPASSPSPEHTARSLARMRHVLAQAARKPLDPKSAPLEAERAFRQGLALLQQSALPGALRAFGRACALKGDEPEYRMYEAWVEVLAARDDAARAVARAKAGACAQRVLARDAEAVRAHTILGQLAVATGDIEAAERHYRAALRTAPEDRDALRGLRLLERRRAPG